A region of Theileria annulata chromosome 2, complete sequence, *** SEQUENCING IN PROGRESS *** DNA encodes the following proteins:
- a CDS encoding YOU2-like zinc finger protein, putative (chr2.C.cand.178 - you2-like c2c2 zinc finger protein), with the protein MSWFEKLYKREPETVNLNERAERFQREVDEMLAEVTRMTLPLQKKSFQCCTNCFDLSSENLDDITNCIKNCQKNPEEFGNAVQSELNQLQLSLTNCHQKCMNMNKGDANVEMERCAVKCYDSNQNMIKTIWNNLQKNYQNFT; encoded by the exons ATGAGTTGGTTTGAAAAGTTGTACAAAAGAGAGCCCGAAAcagtaaatttaaatgagaGGGCGGAAAGATTCCAAAGAGAAGTGGACGAAATGTTGGCGGAGGTAACCCGAATGACATTGCCATTGCAAAAAAAATCATTTCAATGTTGTACAAACTGTTTTGATTTAAGTTCAGAAAACTTGGACGATATTAcaaattgtattaaaaattgCCAAAAAAATCCCGAAGAATTCGGTAACGCCGTTCAATCCGAACTCAACCAATTACAACTTTCATTAACCAATTGCCATCAA AAATGtatgaatatgaataaaGGAGATGCAAATGTGGAGATGGAGCGGTGTGCGGTCAAATGTTACGATTCTAATCAGAATATGATTAAAACCATTTGGAACAATCTGcaaaaaaattatcaaaattttacttAA
- a CDS encoding uncharacterized protein (all_bases.C.cand.434 - ring finger), giving the protein MNTNISNNNQLNYNDTLYTQFNNSPVDGVNIGPNRIRRNSSVPVVFYRNDQISRRNRNNETLSANRYPMPNRQLSSPIHSNVHYYPFYSINLMNRHTEIMRIHEELSRYHNVIQSRLLSSPRFNPTNTNNSVNTINTINTVNSINMANNLTPRNMVGNDYIYITNNVYSGSGLGSSRVNSLDTRSFSRVNSDLSHLNQAQISTIPTQSINLVEPIEVQLPPEILESFPVNLFTGDSGELDESLRSCSVCLEEYQQGDEIRRLPCTHSFHKRCIDTWLKKSTICPICKFNYIIMMQI; this is encoded by the exons ATGAACACAAATATAAGTAATAACAACCAATTAAACTATAACGACACTTTATACACACAATTTAACAACAGCCCCGTTGATGGAGTAAATATCGGCCCAAATAGAATAAGAAGAA ACTCAAGTGTACCTGTGGTATTTTACAGAAATGATCAAATTTCAAGAAGAAACCGAAATAATGAGACACTCTCAGCCAATCGCTATCCAATGCCAAATAGGCAACTCTCATCACCAATTCATTCCAACGTTCATTACTACCCATTTTACTCA ataaatttgatgaatCGGCACACTGAAATAATGAGAATACATGAAGAACTTTCAAGATATCATAATGTTATTCAATCAAGATTACTg AGCTCACCAAGATTCAATCCCACCAACACCAATAACTCTGTgaatactattaatactatCAATACtgttaatagtataaatatggCTAATAATTTGACACCGAGAAATATGGTTGGAAATGattatatttacataaCGAATAATGTATATAGTGGAAGTGGTTTGGGTAGTTCTAGGGTTAACAGCTTAGATACACGCAGTTTCTCCCGAGTTAATAGTGACTTGTCGCACTTAAACCAGGCACAAATTTCCACAATTCCAACGCAGTCGATCAATTTGGTAGAACCCATCGAAGTGCAGTTACCGCCTGAAATTTTGGAATCGTTCCCTGTAAACCTTTTCACGGGCGATTCTGGAGAACTTGACGAGAGTCTGAGGTCCTGCTCAGTTTGTCTTGAAGAATATCAACAAGGAGACGAAATCAGACGACTGCCATGTACACACTCATTCCACAAACGATGCATCGACACTTGGCTTAAAAAAAGCACAATTTGCCCTATTTGCAAATTCAACTACATTATCATGATGCAGATTTAA
- a CDS encoding ATP-dependent RNA helicase, putative (chr2.C.cand.176 - ATP-dependent RNA helicase), whose translation MSLSLDTSCKNDTSVDPTWKRDILDKNADKRYKTEDVTKTRGSEFEDYFLKRELLMGIFEKGFERPSPIQEESIPVALAGHDILARAKNGTGKTAAFVIPLLQKLDTSEPQIQGLILLPTRELALQTSAVVKELGKYLEVQCMVSTGGTSLRNDIMRLYKPVHILCGTPGRILDLTNKGVAVLSQCATVVLDEADKMLSQEFCPIVEALLKFLPTEKQIILYSATFPASVQAFKEQYLPNAHEINLMDDLTLKGITQFYAYVEERQKVHCLSTLFARLQINQAIIFCNSVVRVELLAKKITELGFSCFYIHAKMMQSHRNRVFHDFRNGACRCLVSSDLFTRGIDFRFVNVVVNFDFPKNSSTYLHRIGRSGRFGHLGLAINLVTEQDKESLFKIEEELATEIKPIPAHVDPALYS comes from the exons ATGAGTTTATCGTTAGATACATCTTGTAAGAACGACACCAGCGTCGATCCTACTTGGAAACGAGATATTCTAGATAAAAACGCTGATAAACGTTATAAAACTGAG GATGTGACGAAGACGAGAGGTAGCGAGTTTGAGGATTACTTCTTGAAGCGTGAGTTATTGATGGGTATTTTTGAGAAGGGGTTTGAACGCCCTTCTCCCATCCAGGAAGAAAGTATTCCTGTAGCACTTGCTGGTCATGATATATTAGCTAGAGCAAAGAACGGAACAG GGAAAACCGCTGCTTTTGTTATACCTCTTTTACAAAAACTCGATACCTCTGAACCTCAAATTCAAG GATTAATATTGTTACCAACTCGGGAATTAGCACTTCAAACAAGTGCAGTAGTGAAGGAATTGGGTAAATATTTGGAAGTCCAGTGTATGGTATCTACCGGTGGTACATCATTACGTAATGATATAATGAGGTTATATAAGCCAGTTCATATACTTTGTGGTACTCCAGGAAGAATACTGGATTTGACAAATAAGGGTGTAGCAGTATTATCACAGTGCGCGACAGTAGTTTTAGACGAGGCTGATAAGATGCTTTCTCAGGAGTTTTGTCCAATAGTTGAAGCTCTGCTTAAGTTCCTACCCACAGAGAAACAGATTATACTCTATTCAGCCACCTTCCCAGCGAGCGTCCAAGCCTTTAAGGAACAATACTTGCCAAACGCACATGAGATTAATCTTATGGATGATTTGACACTCAAAGGAATAACACAATTCTATGCGTATGTTGAGGAACGCCAGAAAGTACACTGTTTGTCAACTTTATTCGCCAGACTACAGATTAATCAAGCCATCATATTCTGTAATTCGGTGGTGAGAGTTGAGTTGTTGGCTAAAAAGATTACAGAACTGGGATTCTCATGTTTCTACATCCATGCCAAGATGATGCAGTCACATAGGAATCGAGTGTTTCATGACTTCAGAAACGGGGCCTGTCGCTGTTTAGTATCTTCTGATTTGTTTACCAGAGGAATTGATTTTCGATTCGTTAATGTTGTCGTTAACTTTGACTTTCCAAAAAATTCCTCCACTTATCTACACAGAATTGGAAGATCTGGTCGATTTGGACATTTAGGTCTTGCAATCAACTTAGTAACAGAACAAGATAAAGAATCACTCTTCAA AATCGAAGAGGAATTAGCGACAGAAATAAAGCCAATACCAGCACATGTCGATCCTGCTCTATACTCATAG
- a CDS encoding Tpr-related protein family member, putative (transmembrane protein, signal peptide;~secreted protein, putative;~1 probable transmembrane helix predicted for TA14130 by TMHMM2.0 at aa 622-644), producing the protein MISKALMFHLSSNGVNTVETVAGDLAGKAQELYNQADGIVQAAQVSGSPLSTLSTPATALASAAKGTDGQDKSSLHHQANELSSATPTDPDKAIAVITAFATVKDAYENLAAQTLYQENKRKPGISPLADTPAGKVKAVETAWKGVESDFQKLCMALIKHFANQVENNATSLASANGNQTHADKVITSFNVVEKAYDSLNRILNLTKLAKKATKLKEAASPPLQSPAGGLASAARKLNNTDVVNAQAFKDTVKSTIRITGNTGNKNITVTNLPHINDTFKPRQIKFWAIIIPSIISQCYRTDEELKAATSTGENLGLRALALALHTQANELNRAVDNPGSNDNAANVLKHKAGTDDQTDGKLRKLAETLYTAASQLASAVQAGPDTGKTEAEQLANEVGENEEGDKLRAKLKDLGNYTQDTELTTKAGEVKTKYDAVSRAFTQVQLKEDKYTEAGHQDKYQAVEKAWDAFNDVYKPEELLVTAVGEEITLGDNLASALKELGTASILDIKGLNTKANAVKEKFAGWGPSVKQKFELVQAQESAYTSGGIKSTKYDPLEQAFNNFNTAYRKAICGPKFYSIIVPSIISMLSECPPKTEFVGSLGGFGGWKQYNDGGNTVYGQIWHFFDILIVIKFTVAIIFIYSLNYRELHSY; encoded by the exons ATGATATCCAAGGCACTAATGTTCCACCTGAGCTCAAA TGGTGTTAATACTGTCGAGACTGTAGCCGGAGACCTAGCTGGTAAGGCCCAAGAGCTTTACAATCAAGCCGACGGAATAGTTCAGGCTGCTCAGGTTAGTGGTAGTCCACTTTCTACACTTAGTACTCCGGCCACAGCTCTAGCTTCTGCAGCCAAAGGCACTGATGGTCAAGATAAAAGTAGTCTACATCATCAGGCAAATGAACTATCCAGTGCTACTCCTACTGATCCTGATAAGGCCATTGCAGTCATAACTGCATTCGCCACAGTTAAGGACGCATACGAAAATCTGGCAGCCCAAACTTTATACCAAGAAAATAAACGTAAACCAGGTATATCACCACTAGCAGATACTCCTGCAGGAAAGGTCAAGGCCGTTGAAACTGCCTGGAAAGGGGTCGAGTCCGATTTCCAGAAACTATGTATGGCACTCATCAAACACTTTGCAAATCAGGTGGAAAATAACGCCACAAGCCTAGCCAGTGCCAATGGTAATCAGACTCATGCCGACAAAGTGATAACCAGTTTCAACGTAGTTGAAAAGGCATACGACTCTCTTAAT AGAATTCTAAACCTTACTAAACTCGCAAAAAAGGCCACAAAACTTAAAGAGGCTGCTAGTCCTCCACTTCAAAGTCCAGCCGGAGGACTAGCCAGTGCAGCCAGAAAACTCAATAATACTGATGTTGTTAATGCCCAAGCCTTCAAAGACACAGTCAAATCCACCATCAGAATCACCGGCAACACCGGCAACAAAAACATCACCGTTACCAATCTACCTCACATTAATGACACCTTTAAACCTAGACAAATTAAATTCTGGGCGATCATAATTCCTTCCATCATATCCCAATG TTATCGTACTGATGAGGAACTTAAAGCAGCAACTAGTACAGGTGAAAATTTAGGACTCCGAGCACTAGCCCTTGCACTACATACTCAAGCCAATGAACTTAACAGGGCAGTTGATAATCCTGGTAGTAATGATAATGCCGCCAATGTACTCAAACATAAGGCTGGTACAGATGACCAAACCGATGGTAAACTTAGAAAGCTAGCTGAAACACTATATACTGCAGCCAGTCAACTAGCCAGTGCAGTTCAAGCTGGTCCTGATACTGGTAAGACAGAAGCGGAACAACTTGCTAATGAAGTCGgtgaaaatgaagaagGAGATAAACTTCGAGCTAAACTCAAAGATCTTGGTAATTATACTCAAGATACTGAACTAACTACTAAGGCCGGTGAGGTTAAAACTAAATACGACGCAGTCAGCCGTGCATTCACTCAAGTTCAGCTTAAAGAAGATAAATATACTGAAGCCGGTCATCAAGATAAGTATCAAGCAGTTGAAAAGGCATGGGACGCCTTCAACGATGTTTATAAGCCTGAAGAACTACTCGTTACTGCTGTCGGAGAAGAAATCACCCTTGGAGATAATCTAGCAAGTGCACTCAAAGAACTTGGTACTGCTAGTATTCTTGATATAAAGGGGTTGAATACTAAGGCCAATGCTGTCAAGGAAAAGTTTGCAGGTTGGGGACCCTCTGTCAAACAGAAATTCGAGTTAGTCCAGGCACAAGAATCTGCTTACACTTCCGGTGGCATTAAATCCACTAAATACGACCCACTTGAACAAGCCTTCAACAATTTCAATACTGCCTATAGAAAGGCCATATGTGGCCCCAAGTTTTATTCCATTATTGTTCCTTCCATTATTAGTATGCTGTCAGAATGCCCTCCCAAAACCGAATTCGTAGGATCTTTAGGTGGGTTTGGTGGATGGAAACAATACAACGATGGTGGTAACACTGTTTATGGTCAGATCTGGCACTTCTTTGATATCCTTATTGTTATTAAGTTCACTGTAGCTATCATATTCATATACTCACTCAATTATAGAGAATTACATAGCTATTGA
- a CDS encoding Tpr-related protein family member, putative (transmembrane protein, signal peptide;~secreted protein, putative): MEQVYNHTQDKPSYHADVLKAKAPDIKDKAQAVSSTADSHSRTELTAIRETDIQGDSKKGSQLQNKANQLKRETTNLYTAADAIVTEAALPTSPLNPLRDDAEKLRDAAKKDPGDTTGLYGAAQLATHPTGTGGLDGKAKDVINKFELVASAYGALMASAKVIQKETDPKVTAVDTAYKDLKGIYDRMLNLTKLHKAANDLQQAASTLPALSGPAGTLAQAVKTLRDNAVPGNNYENAQTVIQNFEKVETAYSQLPEAETASVKDKFEALKTVYNSILNFAKIKYYSTQLATAAEQLSNSGVNPEEVITNFNAVATAYKQLGETEQKHVQSQFDDLQIEYSRAIYFYKWHFITLLPS, from the coding sequence ATGGAACAAGTATATAACCATACTCAAGATAAGCCATCATATCATGCTGACGTACTCAAAGCTAAAGCCCCTGATATAAAGGATAAGGCCCAAGCAGTTAGCTCAACTGCCGACAGTCATTCTAGAACGGAACTTACCGCCATTAGGGAGACTGATATCCAAGGCGATAGTAAAAAAGGTAGCCAACTCCAGAATAAAGCAAACCAATTAAAGCGGGAGACCACAAATCTTTACACAGCAGCCGATGCAATAGTGACTGAGGCTGCTCTCCCTACTAGCCCACTTAATCCACTTAGAGATGATGCCGAAAAACTTAGGGATGCAGCCAAGAAAGATCCTGGTGATACCACTGGTCTATACGGTGCTGCACAACTAGCCACTCATCCTACTGGTACTGGTGGTCTTGATGGTAAGGCCAAAGATGTCATAAACAAGTTTGAATTAGTCGCTAGTGCATACGGAGCACTAATGGCATCAGCTAAAGTAATTCAGAAAGAAACTGATCCTAAGGTCACTGCTGTCGACACCGCCTACAAAGATCTCAAGGGTATCTACGACAGGATGTTAAACCTTACCAAACTACATAAAGCAGCCAATGATCTTCAACAGGCTGCTAGTACACTTCCTGCACTTTCAGGTCCAGCCGGCACTCTAGCCCAGGCTGTCAAAACTCTACGTGATAACGCTGTTCCTGgtaataattatgaaaatgCCCAAACTGTAATACAAAACTTCGAAAAGGTAGAAACTGCATACAGCCAACTACCTGAGGCTGAGACGGCTAGTGTTAAGGATAAGTTTGAGGCTCTCAAGACAGTATATAACTCGATTCTAAACTTTGCCAAGATCAAATACTACTCCACACAACTTGCCACTGCAGCCGAACAACTTTCAAATTCTGGTGTTAATCCCGAAGAGGTAATTACCAATTTCAATGCAGTCGCTACAGCCTACAAACAACTAGGAGAGACTGAACAGAAACATGTTCAATCTCAATTCGATGATCTTCAAATAGAGTATTCTAGGgctatatatttttataagtGGCATTTCATAACATTACTACCTTCCTAA
- a CDS encoding uncharacterized protein (chr2.C.cand.175 - score = 7.98) — protein sequence MKNSIFHILEIDIPLNDGSNKRYWYGSVSSDDGVIKMMKINDIKDWESFIQRRSSRILEKNKILSNYEEIFNKNKPNVFF from the exons ATGAAAAATAGCATATTTCACATTTTAGAAATTGATATACCATTAAATg atGGTAGTAATAAAAGATATTGGTATGGCTCAGTTTCAAGTGATGATGGTGTAATaaagatgatgaagataaatgatattaagGACTGGGAGAGTTTTATTCAAAGGCGTTCGAGCCGAATTTTGGAAAagaacaaaattttatcaaattatgaggaaatttttaacaaaaacAAACCAAACGTTTTTTTCTAA
- a CDS encoding Tpr-related protein family member, putative (transmembrane protein, signal peptide;~secreted protein, putative;~2 probable transmembrane helices predicted for TA14135 by TMHMM2.0 at aa 4-26 and 83-105;~Signal peptide predicted for TA14135 by SignalP 2.0 HMM (Signal peptide probability 0.861, signal anchor probability 0.032) with cleavage site probability 0.535 between residues 23 and 24) — translation MIDICVAIIISFTTAIMWTCAHLLPPDGNAKATDIKGTTSSSQGRRNADTTYNSLTTGEGPQARKLWHIKPPDKIDDSPKADVVSPVIMVIVGMGLVYAIYPGIASGDLSSQAGTLSTNAKNLYDALSGTGPDVEAAKEKVTALKNAASNSSDPKGLEQLLEALKTGLDVVVKAKGVLAKYNEVATEYGKVAADVEVQKKQVNLTKLNLHSLHFRKHHTKAPTTPAKTKPQPMTNALSFTGL, via the coding sequence ATGATTGACATATGCGTTGCTATAATAATATCTTTCACGACGGCTATTATGTGGACCTGTGCACACCTATTACCTCCTGACGGTAATGCTAAAGCGACCGATATCAAAGGCACCACCAGCAGCAGCCAAGGTCGTAGAAACGCTGATACCACATACAATAGTCTCACTACTGGTGAAGGTCCTCAGGCTCGGAAACTCTGGCATATCAAGCCCCCTGATAAGATTGATGATTCTCCTAAAGCAGATGTTGTTTCACCGGTCATCATGGTTATTGTTGGTATGGGTCTCGTTTATGCTATATATCCTGGTATTGCATCTGGTGATCTATCCAGTCAGGCCGGTACACTATCTACTAATGCCAAAAACCTATACGATGCACTAAGTGGTACTGGTCCTGATGTTGAAGCTGCTAAAGAAAAAGTCACAGCCCTGAAAAATGCCGCTAGTAATTCTAGTGATCCAAAGGGTCTTGAACAGTTACTCGAAGCACTTAAAACTGGTCTTGATGTAGTTGTTAAGGCCAAAGGGGTCCTTGCAAAATACAATGAGGTCGCTACAGAGTACGGGAAAGTGGCAGCAGATGTGGAGGTTCAAAAAAAACAAGTGAATTTAACCAAGTTAAATCTGCATTCACTGCACTTCAGAAAGCATCATACGAAGGCACCGACGACACCGGCAAAAACGAAGCCACAGCCGATGACAAACGCTCTAAGTTTTACTGGATTATAA
- a CDS encoding uncharacterized protein (chr2.C.cand.181 - hypothetical protein, histone-like), translating into MVKVMKENLKVKKEVKKDLKKKVVGGGSKKKASMKKLSGGQESKMNAKMNQHRPKLNAKHSGKVAKKAPKAQKKGAKLNSKLAGKAVKRPGKVVKKAVKKMKPAKKVVKQKGNKK; encoded by the coding sequence ATGGTAAAAGTAATGAAGGAGAATCTGAAGGTGAAGAAGGAGGTTAAGAAAGACTTGAAGAAGAAGGTTGTGGGCGGGGGTTCAAAAAAAAAAGCCTCAATGAAAAAACTCTCGGGTGGTCAGGAGTCGAAAATGAATGCCAAAATGAACCAACACCGCCCGAAGTTGAACGCCAAGCACTCGGGAAAAGTGGCCAAAAAGGCTCCCAAGGCTCAGAAAAAGGGAGCCAAGCTCAACTCCAAGCTAGCCGGGAAAGCGGTAAAGCGTCCCGGGAAGGTAGTGAAAAAGGCGGTCAAAAAGATGAAGCCCGCCAAGAAAGTGGTAAAACAAAAGGGCAACAAGAAATAA
- a CDS encoding histone H2A variant, putative (histone h2a variant) has protein sequence MDAGGKIGGKIGGKVGGMGKGGKGKTGSGKGKKTPMSRAARAGLQFPVGRVHRMLKSRVSADGRVGSTAAVYASAILEYLTAEVLELAGNASKDLKVKRITPRHLQLAIRGDEELDTLVKATIAGGGVIPHIHKALMNKGPQPVLVKPPKRL, from the exons ATGGACGCAGGCGGTAAAATTGGAGGCAAAATCGGCGGTAAAGTCGGTGGAATGGGCAAAGGTGGTAAAGGAAAAACAG GAAGTGGTAAGGGCAAGAAAACACCAATGAGTCGTGCCGCTAGGGCTGGCTTACAATTCCCTGTTGGTCGTGTTCATAGGATGTTGAAGTCACGCGTAAGCGCTGATGGACGTGTAGGATCAACTGCAGCAGTTTACGCCTCAGCAATTCTTGAGTACCTCACCGCTGAAGTACTTGAGTTGGCAGGAAACGCCTCAAAGGATCTCAAGGTGAAGCGTATCACTCCACGTCACTTGCAACTGGCCATCAGAGGAGACGAAGAACTCGACACACTTGTCAAGGCAACCATTGCAGGTGGTGGTGTCATACCACATATCCATAAGGCTTTGATGAATAAAGGACCCCAGCCAGTATTAGTTAAACCACCAAAACGTTTGTAA
- a CDS encoding 14-3-3 protein homologue, putative (chr2.cand.336 - 14-3-3 protein-like), with protein sequence MSEDNHRSELIYTAKLAEQAERYDEMANAMKTLVETCVSDKEELTVEERNLLSVAYKNSVGSRRASWRIVSSVEQKEASKNNTGHKALARQYRVKIEGELNEICNNILSLLNNKLISSTNESESLVFYYKMKGDYYRYVSEFSCDESKSNASNNAKESYQRATEIAENELKPTHPIRLGLALNFSVFFYEILNKPHEACEMAKRAFDDAITEFDSVSEDSYKDSTLIMQLLRDNLTLWASDIQSDSVDDKQTKPDD encoded by the exons ATGTCAGAAGATAATCACAGATCAGAACTTATATATACCGCTAAACTTGCTGAGCAAGCCGAACGCTATGACg AGATGGCAAATGCAATGAAAACACTAGTGGAGACTTGTGTATCAGATAAAGAAGAATTAACAGTTGAAGAACGTAATTTACTG AGTGTAGCATATAAGAATAGTGTTGGTTCAAGGAGAGCTAGTTGGCGTATAGTGAGTAGTGTTGAGCAGAAGGAGGCCAGTAAGAATAACACTGGCCACAAGGCTCTTGCTCGTCAGTATCGTGTCAAGATCGAAGGAGAGTTGAATGAAATCTGTaacaatattttatcaCTTTTGAACAATAAACTTATCTCTTCCACAAAT GAGAGTGAGAGTTTggtattttattataagATGAAGGGTGATTATTATCGTTATGTGAGTGAATTTTCTTGTGACGAGAGCAAGAGCAACGCGAGTAATAATGCCAAGGAAAGTTATCAACGGGCTACTGAAATCGCagaaaatgaattaaaacCTACACATCCAATTAg GTTAGGATTGGCTTTGAATTTTTCTGTATTTTTTTATGAGATATTGAACAAGCCTCACGAGGCGTGCGAGATGGCGAAGCGTGCGTTCGACGATGCAATTACTGAGTTCGACTCTGTGTCAGAGGACTCGTACAAGGACTCCACACTAATAATGCAGTTACTCAGAGATAATCTCACACTCTGGGCCTCAGATATACAATCCGACTCTGTAGATGATAAACAAACCAAACCAgatgattaa
- a CDS encoding Tpr-related protein family member, putative (chr2.cand.337 - hypothetical protein, similarity to T. parva fragment), with protein sequence MSTYLTSKASDIKTKAQALKSTAETQSNSELGNTNQTDLQQNNNHPQTNLTKKAEQLAAKAQGLHTAADGIVQAAKQGSPLQPLNETAQKLKNAAKGTSSGLYQAAETLANKAQQTEAAQTQATAVITAFDNVEQRYEALMDEYKKILNNKEKAVKLTQTDKEKVIEVVKAYYVVKTTYYQMLIVHRIQKKAIAFHGAASQLQSQAQPAEAPESPLGKLQKDANQEMADLVDAAKTLKDEAEKLDKAPDAQIVEKYLAVVEKYNELEVKKEFTDALEAKKVPQVQNVKIKFDALQKSYVNVLRLRVQELSNMAHTLSGAAGTLSQDEQLRQKANLLKEAASNGNEGLKEKATALVSAINGSGDSDGTKAKLVIEQFDAVTDAYETLAGQPSYSAVLAKIKQNPSSPSLPGDEEKVKDVYDAYTNLKTLYNKILNFTKMKKPATNLDNAADTLQKTPNVENARLFKDKYDKFKDVYDSIPPDIKATFQSDFESIKNVVCGVNLDKKYISYFSIFWTLCNL encoded by the coding sequence ATGAGCACCTATCTCACAAGTAAAGCCAGTGATATAAAGACTAAGGCCCAAGCACTTAAATCCACTGCTGAGACTCAGTCTAACAGTGAACTTGGTAATACTAATCAGACTGATCTCcaacaaaataataatcatCCTCAAACTAATCTCACGAAGAAAGCCGAACAACTAGCTGCTAAGGCCCAAGGGCTTCACACTGCAGCCGACGGAATAGTTCAGGCTGCTAAGCAGGGTAGTCCACTTCAACCACTTAATGAAACTGCCCAAAAACTTAAGAATGCAGCCAAGGGTACTAGTAGTGGCCTATATCAGGCTGCAGAAACACTAGCTAATAAAGCTCAACAGACTGAAGCTGCTCAAACTCAGGCCACTGCTGTCATAACCGCATTTGACAATGTTGAACAAAGATATGAAGCACTAATGGATGAGTATAAAAAGATACTTAATAACAAGGAAAAGGCTGTTAAACTAACTCAAACTGATAAGGAAAAGGTCATCGAGGTTGTCAAGGCCTACTACGTGGTTAAGACCACCTATTACCAAATGCTCATAGTTCATAGGATCCAGAAGAAGGCAATAGCATTTCACGGAGCGGCCAGTCAACTTCAGTCTCAGGCTCAGCCTGCTGAGGCTCCTGAGAGTCCACTCGGAAAACTTCAAAAGGATGCCAATCAAGAAATGGCTGATCTAGTTGATGCAGCCAAAACTCTTAAAGACGAGGCTGAAAAGCTAGATAAGGCACCTGACGCTCAAATCGTAGAGAAGTACCTTGCAGTGGTTGAAAAATACAACGAACTAGAAGTCAAGAAAGAATTCACTGATGCACTAGAGGCTAAAAAAGTGCCTCAGGTTCAAAATGTCAAAATCAAGTTTGATGCCCTTCAGAAGTCCTATGTAAATGTCCTTAGGCTTAGGGTCCAGGAACTATCCAACATGGCCCATACACTATCCGGAGCAGCCGGTACACTATCCCAAGATGAACAACTTAGACAAAAAGCCAACCTACTTAAGGAAGCAGCCAGCAATGGTAATGAAGGCCTCAAAGAGAAAGCAACTGCACTGGTATCTGCTATCAACGGTTCTGGTGACTCTGATGGAACTAAGGCCAAATTAGTCATAGAACAATTTGACGCAGTCACTGATGCGTACGAAACACTTGCAGGCCAACCGTCATACTCAGCTGTCTTAGCcaaaataaaacaaaatcCATCATCACCATCACTACCTGGTGATGAAGAAAAGGTCAAGGATGTTTATGATGCCTACACCAATCTCAAGACCCTATATAACAAGATCCTAAACTTTACCAAAATGAAAAAACCAGCCACTAATCTAGATAATGCAGCAGATACACTCCAAAAAACTCCGAATGTTGAAAATGCCCGACTCTTCAAAGACAAATATGACAAGTTCAAGGATGTATACGACTCAATACCTCCTGACATCAAAGCTACTTTTCAGAGTGATTTTGAGTCCATTAAAAATGTAGTTTGTGGAGTAAATTTGGACAAAAAATacattagttatttttCCATATTTTGGACTCTGTGTAACCTTTAA